Proteins from one Camelina sativa cultivar DH55 chromosome 8, Cs, whole genome shotgun sequence genomic window:
- the LOC104708565 gene encoding mitotic spindle checkpoint protein BUBR1-like, with translation MAKNEKLLASLIVDIKSYSGKDHLLPWIRGVKKMKESLPTQILNEKLPRFLQKCAESFESDKRYKNDSRYIRVWLQLMDFVDDPRALLRTMEAKSIGTKRSLFYQAYALHYEKMKRFEEAEKMYRLGVQNLAEPMDELQKSYLQFLSRMERHKKKKTQRQEQKLTGKHEKVERQQHEPVLNFVDKAIVGKPEAENACHHGLVDPTINMKEAMNAINNMFKEPIETAPLQRRSRQISQNKENQGGNNGFEVFVDENFESGKAKTGTSQGSQSNQESFEIFIDDDNADETTDEDDEAGKAFVFLLPRDHSPESSEEADRNSPPRPRFREDTVVHRFVGSTISDEPEAVENACHHGLVDPTVNLKEAMEDINNMFGEPIDFVRPNRSKNRGKAVVETKPNPAAGFTILEDDDDDDNDKEVEQEHQRKNQPSQIPPSKSDEHELFEPTVCTKVALDEINKLFAMPMDC, from the exons ATGGCGAAGAATGAGAAACTGTTGGCTTCACTGATCGTAGATATCAAATCATACTCTGGAAAAGATCATCTTCTTCCCTGGATCcg AGGtgtaaagaagatgaaagagagcTTGCCCACTCAGATATTGAACGAGAAGCTGCCGAGGTTTTTGCAGAAGTGTGCGGAGTCTTTTGAATCTGATAAGAGATATAAGAACGATTCGCGTTATATTCGTGTTTGGTTGCAGCTG ATGGATTTTGTAGACGATCCAAGAGCTCTCTTAAGAACCATGGAAGCAAAAAGTATAGGGACCAAGAGGTCACTGTTCTACCAGGCATATGCTCTTCATtatgagaagatgaagagatttgAGGAGGCTGAGAAAATGTACCGTCTTGGAGTGCAAAA CCTTGCAGAACCCATGGATGAGTTACAGAAATCATACTTGCAATTCCTTAGTCGCATGGAGaggcacaaaaagaaaaaaacacag CGTCAGGAACAAAAACTGACTGGAAAACACGAGAAGGTTGAGAGGCAACAACATGAGCCAGTGTTGAATTTTGTTGATAAAGCCATTGTAGGAAAGCCTGAAGCAGAAAATGCTTGCCATCACGGTTTGGTGGATCCCACAATAAACATGAAGGAAGCCATGAATGCAATcaacaacatgttcaaagagCCTATAGAAACTGCTCCACTTCAGAGAAGATCACGACAAATAAGTcagaacaaagaaaatcaaGGAGGCAACAATGGTTTTGAAGTTTTTGTGGACGAGAATTTTGAAAGTGGAAAAGCAAAGACTGGTACTTCCCAGGGATCCCAGTCTAATCAAGAGTCCTTTGAGATATTCATTGATGATGACAACGCTGATGAGACTacggatgaagatgatgaggctGGAAAAGCTTTTGTCTTTCTCCTACCAAGAGACCATTCACCTGAAAGTTCTGAAGAAGCAGACAGAAACAGTCCTCCTCGGCCTAGATTTAGAGAAGATACAGTTGTTCATAGATTTGTTGGTTCAACCATCTCCGATGAGCCAGAAGCAGTTGAAAATGCCTGCCACCATGGCCTTGTTGATCCTACAGTCAACCTAAAGGAAGCTATGGAGGACATAAACAACATGTTTGGCGAACCAATAGATTTTGTTAGACCCAACCGCTCTAAAAACAGAGGAAAGGCAGTAGTAGAGACGAAACCAAATCCTGCTGCTGGTTTCACAATActtgaggatgatgatgatgatgataatgataaagAAGTTGAGCAAGAACATCAAAGGAAGAATCAGCCATCTCAGATACCGCCTTCAAAATCAGATGAACATGAACTATTTGAGCCAACGGTGTGCACAAAAGTAGCCTTGGATGAGATCAATAAATTGTTCGCAATGCCAATGGATTGCTAA
- the LOC104708564 gene encoding SAM50-like protein SPAC17C9.06, whose translation MANPAETPDPNPSTPKLESEEIEEINGDEEEEEEEYEEEEDDGKPQTREDAIASRIQAASLFRRMRAAPVPVRVHDVIVKGNEKTKDHVIEAEVDVLREATTLQELLKASKVANFNLQALDIFDSVKITIDSGPPELPGTTNVVIHVVESKSPITGQIGTFTKAEARSSSLEGSLKYKNIFGYGDIWDGSLAYGCDHSAEVGLGMYLPRFRGRPTPFTSRVYLSTQEWLKFSSYKERALGLSFGLIASKYHELVYTTAWRNLIDPSQMASTSIRRQLGHNLVSALKYTFKFDKRNSPLRPTRGYSFISTSQIGGLAPDSRTLRFLRQEVDLRYAVPLGFYRAALNFGVSGGITFPWGSGYKSRASYVPERFFLGGNISPVCSLGGPSALWGFKTRGLGPNEPRREVQDEENGGTYERDFVGGDVAVTAFADLSFDFPVKWFRDRGIHGHVFACAGNMAELSENKYRKFSGPKFLETFRSSVGAGIVVPTSLFRMELNYCHILKKQEHDRAKSGLFMTFSTS comes from the exons ATGGCGAATCCGGCGGAGACCCCCGACCCGAATCCATCAACGCCCAAACTCGAATCTGAAGAGATAGAGGAAATCAacggagacgaagaagaagaagaggaagagtatgaggaagaagaagacgatgggaAACCTCAAACGCGAGAGGATGCAATCGCGAGTAGGATCCAAGCTGCGTCTCTGTTCCGTCGTATGCGAGCAGCTCCGGTCCCGGTTCGTGTTCACGACGTGATCGTCAAGGGGAATGAGAAGACAAAGGACCACGTCATCGAGGCTGAGGTGGATGTTTTGAGGGAAGCGACTACGTTGCAGGAGCTTCTCAAGGCCTCTAAGGTTGCTAATTTCAATCTTCAAGCGCTTGATATCTTTGATTCTGTCAAAATTACGATTGATTCTGGTCCTCCCGAGCTTCCTGGTACCACCAATGTGGTTATCCATGTTGTTGAGAGCAAAAGCCCTATCACTGGCCAAATCGGAACCTTCACTAAAGCTGAG GCTAGATCATCAAGCCTTGAAGGCTCTTTGAAGTACAAGAACATTTTTGGATATGGAGATATCTGGGACGGGTCTCTTGCTTATGGCTGTGATCACTCTGCAGAGGTTGGCTTGGGTATGTATCTACCAAGGTTCAGAGGGCGTCCTACTCCATTTACGTCGCGGGTTTACCTTTCTACCCAAGAATGGCTTAAGTTTTCGTCTTATAAAGAACGAGCTCTTGGTCTTTCCTTCGGGCTTATTGCTAGCAAGTATCATGAGCTGGTCTACACTACTGCATGGCGTAACCTTATTGACCCATCGCAAATGGCATCAACATCAATTAGGAGACAGCTGGGTCATAATTTGGTTTCTGCTCTGAAGTACACTTTCAAATTTGACAAGAGAAACTCACCCTTGAGGCCAACACGAGGGTACTCTTTCATCTCTACGTCTCAAATAGGTGGTCTTGCACCTGATAGTCGAACCCTCCGCTTTTTGCGTCAG GAAGTCGATCTCCGATATGCTGTTCCACTCGGGTTTTACCGTGCTGCTCTGAACTTTGGGGTATCTGGCGGAATCACATTTCCATGGGGAAGCGGATACAAAAGCAGAGCTTCTTATGTACCTGAGAGGTTCTTCTTAGGTGGAAACATATCACCTGTGTGTTCGTTGGGAGGACCATCTGCGTTATGGGGATTCAAGACTAGGGGATTGGGTCCTAACGAGCCAAGGAGGGAAGTACAAGACGAGGAGAATGGTGGCACATATGAGCGAGATTTTGTGGGAGGGGATGTTGCGGTAACTGCATTTGCagacctttcttttgatttccCAGTGAAATGGTTCAGAGACAGAGGAATCCACGGACATGTGTTTGCATGTGCTGGGAATATGGCGGAATTGTCAGAGAACAAGTATAGGAAGTTCAGTGGTCCAAAGTTCTTGGAGACATTCAGAAGCTCAGTTGGTGCAGGAATCGTTGTACCAACTAGTCTATTTCGCATGGAG CTTAACTACTGCCACATActgaagaaacaagaacacgATCGAGCAAAATCTGGATTGTTCATGACATTCTCAACATCATGA
- the LOC104708567 gene encoding sister chromatid cohesion 1 protein 1, with the protein MFYSHQLLARKAPLGQIWMAATLHAKINRKKLDKLDIIQICEEILNPSVPMALRLSSILMGGVVIVYERKVKLLFDDVNRLVVEINGAWRTKAVPDPTLLPKGRTHARKEAVTLPENEEADFGDFEQSRNAPKFGNYMDFQQTYISMRLDESNVNNNPEPEDLGQQFYQADAENITLFEYHGSFQTNNGTYDRFERFDIEGDDETQMNFNPREGAEIPTTLIPSPPRQQEQDIPEGVNPTSPQRQEHGRDEFAEQREKQNIRDREKQDRPQPAKKRTRKTATLEMDYEQTIIAGHVYQSWLQDTSHILCRGEKRKVRGTIRPEMKIFKRANMPPTQLLENHVDSSYPPQLYELWTKSTQVLKTSSSETRLPDFCGEQSPGFVEERMQNQHQTNHHQGSDTSSQNLGSPAERLRTIYTGKGASVESMMAGSRASPETINRQAADITVTPFYSGDDVRSMPSTPSACGAASINNIEISSRSRRSNLKRPNSSPRRGLEPVAEERPWEHHEYDFEFSIIPEKRFRADSEILFETGSAETQNPACNQSDEKITDSIKSHLKTHFETPGAPQVESLNKLAVGMDRNAAAKLFFQSCVLATRGVIKVNQTQPYGDILIARGPNM; encoded by the exons ATGTTTTATTCTCATCAGCTTTTAGCTCGAAAAGCTCCGTTGGGTCAGATATG gaTGGCCGCTACGTTGCACGCGAAGATCAATCGGAAGAAACTGGATAAGCTCGACATCATTCAAATCTG CGAAGAGATTTTGAATCCGTCAGTTCCGATGGCTCTTAGACTCTCCAGTATTCTTATGG GTGGAGTTGTGATCGTTTATGAGAGGAAAGTGAAGCTCCTATTTG ATGATGTTAATCGCCTTGTG GTTGAAATTAATGGAGCTTGGCGCACAAAAGCTGTTCCGGATCCCACTTTACTACCTAAAGGAAGAACCCATGCAAG GAAAGAGGCTGTCACATTGCCTGAGAACGAAGAAGCTGATTTTGGAGATTTCGAACAGAGTCGTAATGCTCCTAAATTTGGCAATTACATGGATTTTCAGCAGACTTATATCTCCATG CGTTTGGATGAATCCAATGTTAACAATAACCCTGAGCCAGAAGATCTTGGACAGCAGTTTTATCAAG CTGATGCTGAGAATATCACACTCTTCGAGTATCATGGTTCATTCCAGACCAACAATGGAACATATGATCGTTTTGAAAG ATTTGACATCGAAGGAGATGATGAAACACAGATGAACTTCAATCCAAGAGAAGGCGCTGAAATACCTACAACTCTCATCCCATCACCACCTCGTCAGCAGGAGCAGGACATTCCCGAAG gAGTCAACCCCACAAGCCCCCAGCGCCAGGAGCATGGTAGGGACGAATTTGCTGAGCAGAGGGAGAAACAAAACATACGGGACAGAGAG AAACAAGATAGACCACAGCcagcaaaaaaaagaacaagaaagacaGCTACTTTAGAAATGGATTATGAGCAGACTATTATCGCTGGTCATGTTTACCAGTCATGGCTCCAGGATACTTCTCACATTCTCTGTAGAGGGGAAAAGAGAAAG GTTCGAGGAACTATCCGGCcagaaatgaaaattttcaaacgTGCGAATATGCCACCTACACAACTCCTCGAAAATCATGTGGATAGTTCTTACCCTCCTCAGCTTTACGAGCTTTGGACAAAGAGTACTCAAGTACTTAAAACCTCATCATCTG AAACTCGACTCCCTGATTTCTGCGGGGAACAGTCTCCAGGGTTTGTTGAGGAGAGAATGCAGAACCAGCATCAAACCAACCAT CATCAAGGCAGTGACACAAGCTCCCAAAATCTTGGTAGTCCCGCAGAAAGACTCCGGACAATTTATACTGGGAAAGGTGCTTCAGTAGAAAGCATGATGGCTGGATCTCGAGCAAGCCCTGAAACTATTAACCGCCAGGCTGCTGATATTACTGTTACGCCATTCTATTCTG GAGACGACGTGAGATCCATGCCTAGCACACCATCCGCATGTGGAGCAGCTTCAATTAACAACATAGAGATCAGCTCTAGAAG TCGCAGGTCCAATTTAAAAAGGCCAAATTCCTCACCAAGAAGAGGGCTCGAACCAGTAGCGGAAGAGAGACCGTGGGAGCACCATGAATATGACTTTGAGTTTTCGATTATACCTGAAAAGCGCTTCAGAGCCGATAGCG AAATACTATTTGAAACTGGATCTGCAGAGACTCAAAATCCAGCGTGCAATCAATCAGACGAGAAGATAACAGATAGCATCAAAAG TCATCTCAAGACACACTTTGAAACACCTGGAGCTCCTCAAGTGGAATCTCTTAACAAGCTCGCTGTTGGAATGGACAGAAACGCTGCAGCTAAACTCTTCTTCCAATCCTGTG TGTTAGCTACTCGGGGAGTCATCAAGGTGAACCAAACACAGCCTTATGGGGACATTCTCATTGCAAGAGGACCCAACATGTAA
- the LOC104708569 gene encoding eukaryotic translation initiation factor 2 subunit alpha-like, with protein MANCAPNLECRMYESKYPEVDMAVMIQVKNIADMGAYVSLLEYNDIEGMILFSELSRRRIRSISSLIKVGRIEPVMVLRVDNERGYIDLSKRRVSEEDIQTCEERYNKSKLVHSIMRHVAETVGVDLEELYVNIGWPLYKKHGHAFEAFKIVVTDPDSVFNALTREVKETGPDGVEVTKVVPAVTEELKDAFVKNIKRRMTPQPMKIRADIELKCFQFDGVLHIKEAMKKAEAKGSDDCPVKIKLVAPPLYVLTTQTLDKEKGIVTLNKAIKACITAIEKQKGKLVVKEGARAVSERDDKLLAEHMAKLRMDNEELSGDEGSEDEEEDTGMGEVDINGCSGIIE; from the exons ATGGCGAATTGTGCACCGAATCTGGAATGTCGTATGTACGAATCCAAATACCCGGAGGTAGACATGGCGGTGATGATTCAGGTGAAGAACATCGCCGACATGGGAGCTTACGTCTCTCTCCTTGAGTACAACGACATCGAAGGAATGATCCTCTTCTCTGAGCTCTCTCGTCGTCGGATTCGTAGTATCAGTAGCTTAATCAAGGTCGGTCGCATCGAGCCTGTTATGGTCCTTCGTGTCGATAACGAGAGAGGTTATATCGATCTTAGTAAGCGTAGGGTTAGTGAAGAGGACATACAGACTTGTGAGGAGAGGTATAATAAGAGCAAGCTTGTTCACTCTATCATGCGTCATGTTGCCGAGACTGTTGGTGTCGATTTGGAg GAGCTATACGTAAACATCGGCTGGCCATTGTATAAGAAGCATGGACATGCTTTTGAG gCTTTCAAAATTGTTGTCACTGATCCTGATTCAGTTTTCAATGCTCTTACCCGAGAAGTTAAAGAAACAGGACCTGATGGTGTGGAG GTGACCAAAGTTGTTCCAGCTGTGACTGAAGAGCTGAAAGATGCGTTTGTGAAGAACATTAAGAGGAGAATGACACCACAACCAATGAAGATCCGTGCTGATATCGAATTGAAGTGTTTTCAGTTTGATGGAGTTCTACACATCAAG GAAGCCATGAAGAAGGCAGAGGCTAAAGGTAGTGATGATTGTCCTGTCAAAATCAAGCTTGTTGCACCACCATTGTATGTACTTACAACGCAAACCCTTGACAAG GAAAAAGGAATAGTGACTCTGAATAAAGCAATTAAAGCATGCATTACTGCAATAGAGAAACAAAAGGGGAAACTTGTTGTTAAAGAAGGTGCTCGTGCG GTGAGTGAACGCGATGATAAATTGCTTGCTGAGCACATGGCTAAGCTTAGAATGGATAATGAAGAACTCAGTGGAGATGAGGGAagcgaagatgaagaagaagacactggAATGGGAGAAGTCGATATCAATGGATGTAGCGGGATAATTGAatga
- the LOC104708568 gene encoding non-classical arabinogalactan protein 30-like, producing the protein MNSRALPFSVLVILIATAVLANGYTTPPPPTTAYPAVKTVEAAVEGMVYCQSCDKFGSWSLAGAEAIAGAKVSIICKNHREQVSFYKVFKTDSYGHFYGELKGFKMTPHFLNHPLHSCRAKLVSSPREDCNLFSNINNALDGASLRYEEKRLKWTNYEAVVYAAGPLAFRPDHCPTTAPPTY; encoded by the coding sequence ATGAACTCAAGAGCCTTACCCTTCTCCGTTCTCGTCATCCTCATCGCTACAGCGGTGTTGGCCAACGGTTAcactactcctcctcctccaaccaCCGCATACCCTGCCGTGAAAACCGTGGAAGCTGCAGTGGAAGGAATGGTGTACTGCCAATCCTGCGACAAATTCGGATCATGGTCGTTGGCCGGAGCAGAAGCCATAGCCGGAGCTAAAGTCAGCATTATATGCAAGAACCATAGAGAACAAGTGAGTTTCTACAAAGTCTTTAAAACTGATTCCTACGGTCATTTCTACGGTGAGCTCAAAGGTTTCAAGATGACTCCACATTTCTTGAACCATCCTCTTCACTCTTGCCGAGCCAAGCTCGTCTCTTCTCCTCGTGAAGACTGCAATCTCTTCTCCAACATTAACAATGCTCTCGATGGAGCATCGCTACGGTATGAAGAGAAGAGGCTCAAGTGGACGAACTATGAGGCTGTAGTTTACGCCGCTGGTCCATTGGCTTTCCGTCCTGACCACTGCCCCACGACTGCACCACCCACTTACTGA